One genomic region from bacterium encodes:
- a CDS encoding YeeE/YedE family protein — protein sequence MAPFQLQTLLGYWGMMTVYFLLGLGFGFALEMSGFGKSTKLAAQFYFKELTVLKVMFTAIITAMVLIFLSSSLGLLDYSRVYVNTTYLWPGIVGGLIMGVGFIIGGFCPGTSLVGMATFKIDGLFFVLGGLFGIFLFGETVSLFSTFWNSSFYGRLTLFDFLGVPAGMVVVGVVLMAIAMFWGGEHLERIFGGRDLKKEPTWRYAAAAALLLLALFTAFIGQPSLEQKWQKLGKQKQRVLEARDVYIEPAEMLSLMHDDTRGLVIWDVRSERDFNLFHLRSAVRMDEKTLRTISGSGIDPAANQVIVIVGNDETAATRAWKLVVLQDIPNVYILSGGINRWLQTFAAESGTVLPKEGADDELRFTFRAALGARQPAAEPEEHLLKTLGAFTPKVKMTKVVKRQGGCG from the coding sequence ATGGCACCCTTTCAACTGCAGACCCTTCTGGGTTATTGGGGAATGATGACCGTCTATTTCCTGCTGGGGTTGGGATTCGGCTTTGCCCTGGAGATGTCGGGTTTTGGCAAATCAACCAAACTGGCGGCTCAGTTCTACTTTAAAGAGCTCACAGTGCTGAAGGTTATGTTCACAGCCATCATCACAGCGATGGTGCTGATCTTTTTAAGTTCAAGCCTCGGATTGCTCGACTACAGTAGGGTGTATGTCAACACCACCTATCTCTGGCCCGGAATCGTCGGCGGTCTGATCATGGGCGTCGGCTTTATCATCGGCGGCTTTTGTCCGGGCACTTCGCTGGTGGGCATGGCCACTTTTAAAATCGACGGCCTGTTTTTCGTCCTGGGCGGCCTTTTCGGTATCTTTCTTTTCGGCGAAACGGTTTCGCTGTTCAGCACCTTTTGGAACTCGTCTTTCTACGGCCGGCTGACTCTGTTCGATTTTCTCGGTGTACCGGCCGGCATGGTGGTGGTGGGCGTGGTGCTCATGGCCATCGCGATGTTCTGGGGCGGCGAACATCTGGAGCGGATCTTTGGCGGCCGGGATCTGAAAAAGGAGCCTACATGGCGCTATGCCGCTGCGGCCGCTCTGCTTTTGCTTGCGCTGTTCACCGCTTTCATCGGGCAGCCCAGCCTGGAACAGAAATGGCAAAAGCTGGGAAAACAGAAACAACGAGTCCTCGAAGCCCGCGACGTCTATATCGAACCGGCCGAGATGCTGAGCCTGATGCATGACGACACCCGTGGTCTGGTCATATGGGATGTTCGTTCAGAAAGAGATTTCAACCTGTTTCATCTGCGCTCTGCTGTGCGTATGGACGAGAAGACGCTGCGCACTATCAGCGGAAGCGGGATCGATCCGGCCGCTAACCAGGTGATTGTGATAGTGGGCAATGATGAAACCGCAGCCACCAGGGCCTGGAAGCTGGTGGTTCTGCAGGATATTCCCAATGTCTATATTCTCAGCGGCGGCATCAACCGCTGGCTGCAAACCTTTGCAGCGGAGAGCGGCACGGTTCTGCCAAAAGAGGGCGCGGATGACGAACTGCGCTTTACCTTCAGGGCTGCGTTGGGTGCCCGCCAGCCCGCCGCTGAACCGGAAGAACATCTGCTGAAAACACTCGGCGCATTCACGCCGAAAGTCAAAATGACCAAGGTGGTCAAACGACAGGGCGGATGCGGGTGA
- a CDS encoding YeeE/YedE family protein has protein sequence MAIKRDRKPARPYLHPYAGGLFLGIVLFLSFFLSGNGLGASGGLNRIIVFFEDLIVPSHVDRTPYLLEMAGGDLNPLDAWIIPMVLGTIFGGFLSGLFNRRLKVETNKGPRISNRTRWIMAFVGGAIMGYGARFARGCTSGQALSGGAVLSAGSWVFMFSVFAGAYALAWFLRKAWN, from the coding sequence ATGGCAATTAAACGTGATCGCAAGCCCGCACGCCCATACCTTCATCCCTATGCAGGCGGCCTCTTTCTGGGCATCGTCCTTTTTCTCTCTTTCTTTCTCAGCGGCAATGGACTGGGAGCCTCCGGCGGACTGAACCGCATCATCGTTTTTTTTGAAGACCTGATCGTTCCCAGCCATGTTGACCGGACACCCTATCTGTTGGAGATGGCCGGCGGTGATCTTAATCCTCTGGATGCCTGGATCATCCCGATGGTGCTGGGCACCATTTTCGGTGGTTTTCTTTCAGGCCTGTTCAACCGCCGGCTCAAGGTGGAGACCAACAAAGGGCCGCGCATCTCGAACAGAACCAGATGGATCATGGCCTTTGTCGGCGGCGCCATCATGGGATACGGCGCCCGCTTCGCCCGCGGCTGCACATCGGGCCAAGCGCTCTCCGGCGGCGCCGTGCTCTCGGCCGGCAGCTGGGTTTTTATGTTCTCGGTTTTTGCCGGGGCTTATGCCCTGGCCTGGTTCCTACGTAAAGCATGGAATTAG